One window from the genome of Elephas maximus indicus isolate mEleMax1 chromosome 8, mEleMax1 primary haplotype, whole genome shotgun sequence encodes:
- the LOC126081713 gene encoding olfactory receptor 2A25-like has translation MGENQTSITEFILLGFPLTPRVQLLLFGLFSLFYAFTLLGNGAILGLICLDARLHTPMYFFLSHLAVVDMSYACNTVPQMLVNLLSPTSPISFAGCVTQTFLFLTFAHTECFLLVVMSYDRYVAICHPLRYSAIMSWRPSLTLAVTSWILGVLLALVHLVLLLPLPFCGPQRVNHFFCEIIAVLKLACADTHINEITVLAGAVSVLVGPFSSVVISYIHILCAILKIQSGEGRQKAFSTCSSHLCVVGLFYGTAIIMYVGPRYGNPKEHKKYLPLFHSLFNPMLNPLIYSLRNKEVKAALKRVFEKERTS, from the coding sequence ATGGGTGAAAATCAGACATCCATCACAGAGTTTATTCTCCTGGGGTTTCCCCTCACCCCAAGGGTTCAGTTGCTCCTCTTTGGGCTCTTCTCCCTGTTCTATGCCTTCACCCTGCTGGGGAACGGGGCCATCCTAGGGCTCATCTGTCTGGACGCCAGactgcacacccccatgtacttcttcctctctcaTCTGGCAGTCGTTGACATGTCCTATGCCTGCAACACAGTGCCTCAGATGCTGGTGAACCTCCTGAGTCCCACCTCACCCATCTCTTTTGCTGGCTGCGTCACACAGACCTTCCTCTTTTTGACTTTCGCTCACACGGAATGTTTTCTCCTGGTGGtgatgtcctatgaccgctatgtggccatctgccaccCCCTGCGGTACTCTGCCATCATGAGCTGGAGGCCCTCCCTTACTCTGGCAGTGACTTCCTGGATTTTAGGAGTACTCCTTGCCCTGGTGCATCTAGTGTTGCTTCTGCCACTGCCCTTCTGTGGACCCCAGAGAGTTAATCACTTTTTCTGTGAAATCATAGCTGTTCTCAAACTTGCCTGTGCAGACACCCACATTAACGAGATCACGGTCTTGGCTGGGGCAGTGTCTGTGCTGGTGGGACCCTTCTCCTCCGTTGTCATATCCTACATTCATATTCTATGTGCCATCCTAAAGATCCAGTCTGGGGAGGGGCGgcagaaagccttctccacctgctctTCCCACCTCTGTGTGGTTGGACTCTTTTATGGCACAGCCATTATCATGTATGTTGGACCCAGATATGGGAATCCCAAGGAGCATAAGAAATACCTCCCTCTGTTCCACAGTCTTTTCAATCCCATGCTCAACCCCCTGATCTATAGCCTGAGGAacaaagaagtcaaagctgcccTGAAGAGGGTGTTTGAAAAGGAGAGGACTTCATGA